In a genomic window of Myxococcales bacterium:
- the rimO gene encoding 30S ribosomal protein S12 methylthiotransferase RimO, whose translation MTGPPVTEDRASGAPGPRRVDSPPDPRQTAPIVTGASQNIYFVSLGCPKNQVDTEIMLGQVTEAGHALVDAPDDADVIVINTCAFIDSAKAESVNTILEMAEWKKGRASKLVVTGCLAQRYADEIAKEIPEIDHILGSSDFPSIARTLEAPAPKARRGKKPLPMVQVTEAPAYIYDHDAPRVRIGARHTAYVKVAEGCDRPCAFCIIPKLRGAQRSRSIDDIAAEVTALAAAGTKEICLIAQDLTRYGWDLDGRPTLAQLLHRLAPIPGVHWIRLHYTFPSAFTDELVDAIATLPTVAKYVDVPLQHVDDGMLKLMRRGHTNKVTYDLLERLRARVPGIVIRSTFISGHPGETDAMHAALRDFLVEAQLDRVGVFPYSIEPGTVSAMLPNRVPAKVADARVAELLELQRGISRAKLETLVGRELEVLVEGVSEETDLLLEGRYFGQAPGIDGTVYLADGTAPTGALVRARVTQAADHDLAASLELA comes from the coding sequence ATGACGGGCCCTCCGGTCACCGAGGACCGCGCGTCCGGGGCGCCCGGGCCCAGGCGTGTTGACAGTCCCCCCGACCCCCGACAGACTGCGCCGATCGTGACCGGCGCGAGCCAGAATATCTACTTCGTGTCCCTGGGGTGTCCCAAGAACCAGGTCGACACCGAGATCATGCTCGGGCAGGTCACCGAGGCCGGCCACGCGCTGGTCGACGCGCCCGACGACGCCGACGTCATCGTCATCAACACCTGCGCGTTCATCGACTCGGCCAAGGCCGAGAGCGTCAACACCATCCTCGAGATGGCCGAGTGGAAGAAGGGCCGGGCGAGCAAGCTGGTCGTGACCGGGTGCCTGGCCCAGCGCTACGCCGACGAGATCGCCAAGGAGATCCCCGAGATCGATCACATCCTCGGCTCGAGCGACTTCCCGTCGATCGCCCGCACGCTCGAGGCGCCGGCGCCCAAGGCCCGCCGCGGCAAGAAGCCGTTGCCGATGGTCCAGGTCACCGAGGCGCCGGCCTACATCTACGATCACGACGCGCCGCGCGTGCGCATCGGCGCCCGCCACACCGCGTACGTGAAGGTCGCCGAGGGCTGCGATCGCCCGTGCGCGTTCTGCATCATCCCCAAGCTGCGCGGCGCCCAGCGCAGCCGGTCGATCGACGACATCGCCGCCGAGGTCACCGCGCTCGCCGCCGCCGGCACCAAGGAGATCTGCCTGATCGCGCAGGATCTCACGCGCTACGGCTGGGACCTCGACGGTCGGCCGACGCTGGCGCAGCTGCTGCACCGGCTGGCGCCGATCCCCGGCGTCCACTGGATCCGGCTGCACTACACGTTCCCGTCGGCGTTCACCGACGAGCTGGTCGACGCGATCGCGACCTTGCCGACGGTGGCGAAGTACGTCGACGTGCCGCTGCAGCACGTCGACGACGGCATGCTCAAGCTGATGCGCCGCGGCCACACCAACAAGGTCACGTACGACCTGCTCGAGCGCCTGCGCGCGCGCGTGCCCGGCATCGTCATCCGCTCGACCTTCATCAGCGGCCACCCGGGCGAGACCGACGCCATGCACGCGGCCTTGCGCGACTTCCTGGTCGAGGCCCAGCTCGATCGCGTCGGCGTGTTCCCGTACTCGATCGAGCCCGGCACCGTCAGCGCGATGCTGCCCAACCGGGTGCCGGCCAAGGTCGCGGACGCCCGGGTCGCCGAGCTGCTGGAGCTGCAGCGCGGCATCTCCCGCGCCAAGCTCGAGACCCTGGTCGGGCGCGAGCTCGAGGTGCTGGTCGAGGGCGTGTCCGAAGAGACCGACCTGTTGCTCGAGGGCCGCTACTTCGGCCAGGCGCCGGGCATCGACGGCACCGTCTACCTGGCCGACGGCACCGCGCCGACCGGCGCGCTGGTGCGCGCGCGCGTGACCCAGGCCGCCGATCACGATCTGGCCGCGTCGCTCGAGCTGGCCTGA
- a CDS encoding ATP-binding protein, with protein MKIIVGNTAEGDNFFGRLGELAHLDRLLEGHHVLLLAPRRVGKSSLLRAYRARPRTDGAVVVYADVQDIRPSADAEAQFVRTVLDAIYTTPAGKVARPGWWSRWRAGRTSRIKQVQLPGGAGAELEHLATAWQHDADAAFARVLAGAPRWVVLIDELPNVVAALADLDASGVRARAFLAWFRALRNRCDGKLHFVVCGSIGLDNVARRLRCTDTINDLCSWTIGAFSAEDADAFLVALGEAYGAALTPEVRAAIAHELEWLIPHHLQAMAQELIGAGRTTIAPASVAAATEALLANRTYFNTWDERLTTSLGVPHDDHARALLVACAHDRAGVSRSILAQTLAAAGVGDSDRAKTLSWLIEVLVHDGYLVLADDRYRFRSALLRRYWLRNFA; from the coding sequence ATGAAGATCATCGTCGGTAACACCGCAGAAGGAGATAACTTCTTTGGTCGACTCGGAGAACTGGCCCACCTCGACCGGTTGCTCGAAGGCCACCACGTCCTCCTGCTCGCGCCCCGCCGCGTGGGCAAGAGCTCGCTGTTGCGGGCGTACCGGGCGCGGCCACGCACCGATGGCGCGGTCGTCGTCTACGCCGACGTACAGGACATCCGTCCCAGCGCCGACGCTGAGGCGCAGTTCGTTCGCACGGTCCTCGACGCGATCTACACCACGCCGGCCGGCAAGGTAGCTCGCCCGGGCTGGTGGTCGCGGTGGCGCGCCGGGCGCACATCCCGCATCAAGCAGGTGCAGCTCCCGGGCGGTGCCGGCGCTGAGCTCGAGCACCTCGCCACGGCGTGGCAGCACGATGCCGACGCAGCCTTCGCGCGCGTCCTCGCGGGCGCCCCCCGTTGGGTCGTCTTGATCGATGAGCTGCCCAACGTGGTCGCGGCCCTGGCCGACCTCGACGCGAGCGGCGTGCGCGCGCGGGCGTTCCTGGCCTGGTTCCGCGCGCTGCGCAATCGCTGCGACGGCAAGCTCCACTTCGTGGTGTGCGGCTCGATCGGCCTCGACAACGTCGCCCGGCGCCTGCGCTGCACCGACACGATCAACGATCTGTGCTCGTGGACCATCGGCGCGTTCTCGGCCGAGGACGCCGATGCGTTCCTGGTCGCGCTGGGCGAGGCCTACGGCGCGGCGCTCACGCCCGAAGTGCGCGCGGCGATCGCGCACGAGCTGGAGTGGCTGATCCCGCACCACCTCCAGGCGATGGCCCAGGAGCTCATCGGCGCGGGCCGCACGACGATCGCCCCCGCCAGCGTCGCCGCGGCCACCGAGGCGCTGCTCGCCAACCGGACGTACTTCAACACCTGGGACGAGCGGCTGACGACCTCGCTCGGCGTCCCCCACGATGACCACGCGCGCGCGCTGCTGGTCGCCTGCGCGCACGATCGCGCGGGCGTGAGCCGGAGCATCCTCGCGCAGACGCTCGCGGCCGCCGGCGTCGGCGACAGCGATCGGGCCAAGACGCTCTCCTGGCTCATCGAGGTCCTGGTCCACGACGGCTACCTGGTCCTCGCTGACGACCGATATCGCTTTCGCTCGGCCCTCCTCCGCCGCTACTGGCTCCGGAACTTCGCATGA
- a CDS encoding ATP-binding protein: MTQRTRPTTLHNPHLLSKDELIAGFIARQPLLDELVDDLRRGGGQHHLLVGARGTGKTTLLLRLGLAIDDDPALARRAIALRFPEEQYNIIRASDLWLNCLDALVDALERRGATDEAKRLEAVIDETDALDDEAERAERALGQLSAWARRAKRLVVLLVDNLDLVFDRLSESHWALRKVLTEDKRLVLVGASSSAVPETFEYGQAFYDFFNVHELGGLDDDEARRVLVRLSEVLGTPQVTQAITDNPGRLKSLLLLSGGTPRTLQLLHGVLALGSTRSAERDIELMLDQVTPYYKARFEDLPAQAQQIVDAVALHWHPMTAIECADKTRLDVTLVSAQLTRLARQGVIAKVPHVSGKLGFQIAERFFGIWYMMRASRRLRRKLFWLAVCVQQLYGHDELERQAADLLTATEGLADADPARLLAFAEASQDPTMKRRLERRAVSMLVRAGESAQQWNGLDLDGADRDLRDHADYARRLKQVHRMIEKHIVPPEGMTATQCADAMTGAPIASLAEKEQIAANIASGDSGSVHLLNAQSDNNFWPEELLRAVRHAEIVSFADANSVDDVDDILSRAREADRSEVLAYIAGLASPAASDDAFARPERIDVGLAVIWSLSNAQHWPIAKTRIAEALSRIDDDSDPLWQDATVWVMAASFERAREAADLLHELNLHERALPLYEALRAFADGKTGDLTHLAPEVRVPTEQYLARFRAAARADAASPAPPSRAPPKAVRSVTARAGKRGGPRQRTRRT, translated from the coding sequence ATGACCCAACGCACCCGCCCGACCACCCTTCACAACCCGCACCTGCTCAGCAAGGACGAGCTGATCGCCGGCTTCATCGCCCGCCAGCCGCTCCTGGACGAGCTGGTCGATGATCTGCGCCGCGGCGGCGGACAGCACCACCTGCTGGTCGGCGCGCGCGGCACCGGCAAGACCACGCTGCTCCTGCGCCTAGGGCTGGCCATCGACGACGATCCGGCGCTGGCCAGGCGGGCCATCGCGCTGCGCTTCCCCGAGGAGCAGTACAACATCATCCGCGCCTCGGACCTGTGGCTCAACTGCCTCGACGCGCTGGTCGACGCGCTCGAGCGGCGCGGCGCCACCGACGAGGCCAAGCGCCTCGAGGCCGTGATCGACGAGACCGACGCGCTCGACGACGAGGCCGAGCGGGCCGAGCGCGCGCTGGGGCAGCTCAGCGCCTGGGCCCGGCGCGCCAAGCGGCTGGTCGTGCTCTTGGTCGACAACCTCGACCTGGTCTTCGACCGCCTGAGCGAGTCGCACTGGGCGCTGCGCAAGGTGCTGACCGAGGACAAGCGCCTGGTGCTGGTCGGCGCCAGCTCGAGCGCGGTGCCCGAGACGTTCGAGTACGGCCAGGCGTTCTACGACTTCTTCAACGTCCACGAGCTGGGCGGGCTCGACGACGACGAGGCGCGCCGCGTGCTGGTGCGCCTGTCGGAGGTGCTGGGCACGCCGCAGGTGACGCAGGCCATCACTGACAACCCGGGGCGCCTGAAGTCGCTGCTGTTGCTCAGCGGTGGGACCCCGCGCACCCTGCAGCTCCTGCACGGCGTCCTGGCGCTCGGCAGCACCCGCAGCGCCGAGCGCGACATCGAGCTGATGCTCGACCAGGTCACGCCGTACTACAAGGCGCGCTTCGAGGACCTGCCGGCGCAGGCGCAGCAGATCGTCGACGCGGTGGCGCTGCACTGGCACCCGATGACCGCGATCGAGTGCGCCGACAAGACCCGGCTCGACGTGACGCTGGTGTCGGCCCAGCTCACGCGCCTGGCGCGCCAGGGCGTGATCGCCAAGGTGCCGCACGTCAGCGGCAAGCTGGGGTTCCAGATCGCCGAGCGGTTCTTCGGCATCTGGTACATGATGCGCGCCAGCCGGCGCCTGCGGCGCAAGCTGTTCTGGCTGGCGGTGTGTGTGCAGCAGCTGTACGGCCACGACGAGCTCGAGCGCCAGGCCGCGGACCTGCTGACCGCGACCGAGGGCCTCGCCGACGCGGATCCGGCGAGGTTGCTGGCGTTCGCCGAGGCGTCGCAGGACCCGACGATGAAGCGGCGGCTCGAGCGGCGCGCGGTGTCGATGCTGGTGCGAGCCGGCGAATCGGCGCAGCAGTGGAACGGCCTCGACCTCGATGGCGCGGATCGCGACCTCAGAGACCACGCCGACTATGCACGCCGCCTCAAGCAGGTTCACCGGATGATCGAGAAGCACATAGTGCCGCCGGAGGGAATGACGGCGACGCAATGCGCCGACGCGATGACCGGGGCACCAATTGCCTCCCTCGCTGAAAAAGAGCAAATTGCCGCCAACATCGCATCCGGCGACAGCGGCTCGGTTCATCTCCTCAATGCGCAGTCCGATAATAATTTCTGGCCAGAGGAACTACTCCGCGCCGTTCGACATGCCGAGATTGTGTCATTTGCTGACGCCAACTCTGTCGATGACGTCGACGACATCCTCAGTCGGGCCCGCGAGGCGGATCGCTCCGAAGTGCTCGCGTACATCGCAGGCTTGGCGTCACCCGCGGCTTCCGACGACGCTTTCGCGAGGCCAGAGCGGATCGACGTTGGGCTGGCGGTGATCTGGTCGCTTTCGAACGCACAGCACTGGCCGATCGCGAAGACTCGGATTGCAGAGGCCCTTTCACGGATCGATGACGATTCCGATCCGTTGTGGCAAGACGCGACGGTCTGGGTGATGGCGGCGAGTTTCGAGCGCGCCCGCGAGGCCGCCGACCTGTTGCATGAACTCAACCTCCACGAGCGCGCCCTGCCGCTCTACGAGGCGTTGCGCGCGTTCGCCGACGGCAAGACCGGCGACCTGACCCATCTCGCGCCCGAGGTCCGCGTCCCCACCGAACAGTACCTCGCTAGGTTTCGTGCCGCGGCGAGAGCTGACGCGGCCTCGCCCGCGCCACCGTCGCGCGCCCCCCCCAAGGCCGTGAGATCAGTGACAGCGCGCGCTGGCAAGCGAGGCGGTCCACGCCAGCGGACGCGGCGGACCTGA